Part of the Flagellimonas eckloniae genome, AACTTCTTTCCATCCGCAGCTTTTGCTTGGCGAGCTAGCGAAGAAGAATTTTTGCAAGACGTAGATTGGCTGAACAACCTAAAACTTCGTTTAAGTTATGGAGAAGCTGGTAATGACAGTACCATAGGTGCTTATAGTTCATTAGCATTTTTAGGAGCTTCCAATTACATATTCGGGGATGATTCAACTGTAGGAAAAATAGTTGATGGTTTACCAAATGCAGATTTAACGTGGGAAGTTTCCAAAGAATATAACTTTGGATTGGATTTCTCTATTTTGGATAACAGATTAAGTGCAGGCTTTGAATACTACAACAAAACTACTGAAGGTAGTATTCTTGGTAGAGCATTATCTGATATTACCGGTTACGATACAGCTCTTGGTAATTTTGGATCAGTTCGTAATAGTGGGGTAGAACTTACGCTGAACACAATTAATGTAAGAACCAATGATTTTACATGGCGTACTAGCATCAATTTCACCAAAAACACGAATGAAATTTTGGAAATTGATGGTGATTTAGATGAAATTCCTTTTGGAAACCACGGGGTCTTAAAAATTGGCGCTCCAGTTGATGCTATTTGGAATTATGCAGTTGAAGGAATTTGGCAAGTGGATGAAGCTGCAGAGGCAAACTCTTACGGTTATCGTCCTGGACAATACAAGTTTGTAGATCAAGATAATGATGGTGTTATTGACCAAGATGACAAGGTAGTGTTAGGCCAAAACTCTCCTGATTGGATTGCAGGTATGACCAATACCTTTAATTATAAAAATTTGGAGCTTAATGTTCAGGTAAATACCAGACAAGGTGCTTATGGGCATTCTGAATTTCTACAAAATTTTGCACCAGCTGCGGATCGTGCAACATTCAATAGCTTGGATATAGATTATTGGACACCTAATAATCCAGGCGGAACCTTCACATCCCCTGACTATGGAGGAACTGGATGGACCTATGAAGACTTATCTTTTGTACGTGTTGCAAATATTGGTCTAGGATATCAATTTCCACAAGATCTTTTGGAAAAATTAAAAGTGTCAAACTTGCGACTGTCTTTAGATGTTCAAAATCCGTTTACGTTTACAGATTACTTGGGTCCTGATCCAGAAACTGGTCTTCAGAATTCCTACAATATGACATATGCTGTAAAAACAGTCTTATTCGGTTTAAAATTAACCTATTAATAAAAAAGAGTAAAATGAAACTATCTAGAAAAATCAAACACATTGGTTTCATACTAATAGGTATGATAACCTTTAATGCATGTGATAGTTATATTGAAGAAGATATTTTTTCAGATATAACAAGCGAAAATTTTATTGATGAAAATACGGCTGATCAATTAGTAGTTGGAATTTATGTCTCCCTAAGGGATATTTATAAAGATTACAATTTAAAGTTTTTGGGAACTGATTTGTTTACTATTAAGGGTGAATTAAATTCATTTTCTACCACGAATGATTATTTTGGTTTTACTTCTGGGACCGGAGGCAGTGCTTGGATAAGAAACTATGATCTTGTTTCAAAAGCAAATACTGCCATTAATAGATACGAAAACCAGATTAACTGGAGCGATTCCAAATTGGGTGAAAAAGCTTATGGTATTGCGCAAGCGAGAGCATTGCGCGGCTTAGCATTTTTCAATATGGTGCAACAATATGGTGGTATGGTATTGGAATTAGATGAACCTACTACTATTCGATCAGACTATACTAGAAGTACTGAAGAAGAAACCTACGCACAAATCATTGCAGATTTGGAAGCCGCAATACCAGATTTATTGGATAATCCTGAAACTGGGCGATTTTCTAAAAGAGCGGCACAACATGTATTGGCAGAGGTCTATTTAACCAGAGGCTATTCTTCGTTTGCAAGTGCTACAGATTTTGATACCGCTGCAACTCTTGCAGAAGCAGCTATTGGATCTTATGACATTAGAAGCCAAACCTTTGCTGAAGTCTTTAGTTATGACAATCAGGTTAATGATGAAATATTATTTGCAGTACAGTGGGGTTCAGGAGGATTAACTACTGACCAGGTAAATACCAAACATTCTATTTTCATGAACCAAGTTGCCAATTACCCTGGGGTAAACAGAACAACAACACCCTATGGTTTTAGTAGCGCCAATATGATGCCCACTCCCTATTTTTATACGCTATTTGCAGATAATGATTCTAGGGATGATGCAACTATCCATAGAGCTATACTTGCTGATGTTGATGAGCCTACGGCACCTGATCCAATTGTAGCCGGAGATACGGTAGTTTACTATCCAAAAGCTGCATTGGATGCGACAGAATTAGCAGAAAGGTTAGATCGCTATTGGGTATATCAACCTGATCAATATCTATTTGGCTTACCAGATGATATTCCAGGAGTTAATTACCTGTACTCTCTTAATCCTGAAAGGACAAATTTCCCTATTTTCAAGAAGTTTGATGATGAGATTTTTAATGAGACTACGGATGGGGCACGTGATACCTTTGTCTTTAGGGTAGCCGGCACACATTTATTGGCTGCCGAGGCTTATTTAGGAGCTGGAAATACGGCATCTGCCCTAATGCATTTAAATATTGTTAGGGAGCGGGCAACAGGAGTTGCCAATGAATATGCTTCGGTTACCATAGACGATATACTTAACGAAAGGGCTTTAGAATTGGCAGGTGAAGCTAATCGCTGGGCAGTGTTAAAACGCACCGGTAAATTGGAAGAACGTATAAATTTATACAATCCACATGTTATAGACCATGGTACTTTCGACTCTAGTATTCATTTGTTAAGACCAATTCCATCTTCTGAATTAGAACTTTCAGATGGCTCGTTATTACAAAATCCAGGATACTAGGTTTAAAAAATAGTAGTTTGAGTTAGTTTAGTTAATTTCAAAATATAGGCAGGCCCATTTGCCTGCCTATATTATTTGAGGTCTAACCATTTTCGAAATCAGAAAAGTCATTTATAACTAATGGGGATACATAAAACCATAAGCAGTAGCATCTACGCTACAGTGGCTGTCCTTTTTTTCTTTTTGAACATAGCATGTTCCAATGACGAATCAAATAAAATCTATTTGGTCCTTGGGAAAACTGCTAGCGAAATCGAAATAAATACAATAAACGATTTCAAAGTTGATCTTCAAAAAGTAACGGACAAGACTATTCTGGTTATTTCTGAAGGTAGTCAATTGCCAAAAAACGGTACAATCTTCGTTCTGGGCACTACAGGATCAAATCAAGTTATTGGCAATCTGGTTAAGGAAGGATTGTTAAATCTATCTGAGGAAAATCCAGGTCAAAGAGGAGGCATTTGGTCAAAGTCCATTTTGGAAAGTGGACAAAATGCTATCATATTGGCCGGTTCCAATGTTCAAGGTATGCAATATGCAGTTTACGATTATGCCGAAGAAGTTTTGGGTATAGACCCATTGGCATATTGGACTGGAAAGGTACCTAATAAGATTGATGGAATAGACTTATTTGCCTTTGATAGTAAAACGATTGCCCCACCCAAAGTACCCATTTTATGTTATTTTGAAAATGATGTGGATGAATTGGCCAGCTACAGGGGAAAATTGTTGGAATATGATTGGGAAAGCTACACCGAAATGATAAATTCTTTGGTCAGACTCAGATACAATGCCATTCAATTTTTTGATATGCTGGGGAGACCGGAATTTTATCTACGTCCAGAATACCAAGAGCTTCATCCAGACTATCAAATTGATATTCCCTACCTAGAGAAGATGATGGACTATGCCCATAGCAAGGGTATGAAAATTCAAGTAGATTTTTCTTTGGGTTACCAAATACATCCCATGGATGAAGAGAAAGCAAGTTGTTGGGCTGATTATAAAGAAGATTGGATCAAGGCTTGGCGCTACTATTTTGAAGAAACTCCATTAGCAAAAACAGATATTTTTATTCTAAGACCTCGAAATCAAGTTTGGGATTGGGAATACAAAAGTAGCTGTGGCGAAGACAAAATAGAAGTATTCAATGAAGTGTTTACAGTTTTTGATGATTTGGTCGACTCCTATAAAAGTGATGCTACCAAGGCATTAATTTGTTACTCTGATGCCATGCAAATGTATAATGATGGCTTCAGGCCACCAAAAGACTGGATCATTGCATGGGCAGATGATGGTTTTGGCGATTTTGAACATTTGCCACAAACTACAGATGACTACACGTTTGGCACCTACATGCATGCAGGTTTTTGGTTAAATCATACTGTCCACAATCCGTATCCGGAAAAAGTGGAGGCCAAAATGAAAAAAATATTTAATGACTATGGAGCTTATGAATACTGTATGGTGAATGGTCAGAGCTTTAGACCTTTTATATTCAATATAGAAGCCTATAGTGATGTTTGCCAAAATCCAGATACTTTTTCCGCAGAGCAGTATTATAAAGAGTGGTCGCATCGATATTTTGATAAGAACACTGCAGTACATGCCGTAAAATCAATGAAGTTATTGAACAAAGCGCAATCTTCTGGTAGAATTGGTTATGTACAACATCTATGGGAAATACGTGAAGCCATAGCCTATCTGTCAAATTCACCTATAGAAAGACCCGGAAAACCGCCTGTGCCCTATGAGTTTGAAAGGGTAGAAAATGACCTTGAGCATGTGCGCTTCACCAAAAAGCACATAGACAGTGCCTTGACCGAGGCAAAAAAAGGATTGGAATTATCAAAAGAAGATGGGTTTTATTATTCATATGTGTATTTACCAACATTATTGTATTCCGATTTGATGCTATTTGAAAGTAACCTTCACCAAATGTCACTACTGAAAAGAAAATATGAGACTTCCAGTAATGTTACCTACTTAAAGGAAGCTCTTGTTATTCTTGAGGATGCAAAAAAGAATTTGGCCAAAGTATATCAGAATCGTTTGGAAGGCGACAAAAACCCAAAATGGGAGAAATGGTACGACCCTGCTATCAGAAGGCCCAATAATGGTTTTCCTACCCAAGAAATGTTGAATCAAGTAGAACGAAATGTAACCCAAATCACTAAAATTTAAGCAAATGGTTTTAAAAAAGGCACTTATCATATCGTTCACACTTTCACTACTCTTGTGGAACGCATGTAATAGCCCCGCATATAAAGTATCTCAACCTAATCTGGAATCCAGCATAGCGCCAGTAGATATGGTCTATCCACAATTGGATACAGAAAACTCAAGGTGGTTTCTATTTACTTCAGCAAGCCGACCGTTTGGAATGGTTAATTTAAGTCCAGATACCCAGTTGAAAGGTACTTGGGGAAGTGGTTATCGCTACGAAATTGATACCATCAAAGGATTCAGTCATATTCATGGATGGCAGTTATCTGGTCTTTCAGTAATGCCGATTGTTATAAAAAATGGTACTAAAAATATTTTTTATAAGGATTTCTATTCAAAGTTCAGTCATGACAGCGAAAAAGTTTCTCCCGGTTATCATTCTGTACATTTAAATCGGTATAACACTGAAGTGGAGATTACCAGCACCAAACGTACCGGAATACACAGGTATACATTTCCCAAAAATACCCAAAATGCCGTTCTCTTCAATCTAAATGCACAACTGGGTCCATGCAAAACCCAAGAAGGTGTGGTAACACAGATAAATGAAAATCAATTGAACGGCCAGTTCGTAGTTGCACCCACCAAACGAAAACCAAAGCCCAATACCATTTTCTTTCACGTTGAATTAAATACCCCAGTTAGTGAGGTCGATTCCGATAGCCAAACAGGGAACTACATGCTACATTTGGAGAAATCCAGCATTCCCGTCTTAATGAAGATAGGAATTTCATATACCTCTGTTGAAAATGCAAAGAACAATCTAGATACAGAGCTACCACATTGGGATTTTGATAAAGTAGTAGACGAATCCAAAGAAGAGTGGAACAATTTGTTGAGTAGAATTACTGTTGAAGGAGCAACATACAAAGATAGGAGACGGTTCTATACTGACCTTTGGCATGCATTGCAAGGGCGCCGTATAATAAGTGATATAAACGGAGCTTACCCCGACAATACCCAAGAAAATTTTAGAATAGGCCAATTGCCCTTAAAAGAAGATGGAACCCCTGCCTTTAACCACTATAATTCAGATTCTTTTTGGGGAGCACAATGGACCATAAACACACTTTGGGGATTGGTATATCCAGAAATTAAAGAGGAATTTGTACATTCTCTTCTACAATATAAAAAAGATGGCGGCCTTATACCTAGAGGACCATCTGGCGGTAATTATACCTACGTAATGACAGGGGCGTCAAGCACTCCTTTTATTGTAAGTGCCATTCAACAAGGGTTGGTAACAGAAAATCTAGATACTATTTATTCAGCCTTAAAAAAGAACCATATACTTGGTGGTATTATGGAAAAAGCAGGCTATGAGCATGAAACCAACTTAGGAGGTGGGCTTTCCCACTATTTGAAGAACGGTTATGTACCTTACCCTATACCAGAAGGTAAATTTGGAATACACCAGGATGGCGCTAGCCTTACCCTGGAATATGCATATCAGGATTTTGTATTGGCACAACTTGCTAAAAAATTGAATCATGAAGAAGATTATACCCATTTCATGGAAAGATCCCAGAATTATAAAAATGTATATGATTCCTCTACAGGTTGGATGCGTCCTAAAAACCTAGATGGTATTTGGAAAGAGGATTTTGATCCTTATCTTTATGAAAATGGGTTCAATGAGTCCAATGGTGCCCAATCCACTTGGTTTGTTCCCCATGATCTAAAAGGCTTAGCTTATTTGATGGGAGGAACTGAAAAAGCAATTGAAAAACTGAATACACAATTTATAAACTCAGAAGCACAACACTTTACAGC contains:
- a CDS encoding GH92 family glycosyl hydrolase — encoded protein: MVLKKALIISFTLSLLLWNACNSPAYKVSQPNLESSIAPVDMVYPQLDTENSRWFLFTSASRPFGMVNLSPDTQLKGTWGSGYRYEIDTIKGFSHIHGWQLSGLSVMPIVIKNGTKNIFYKDFYSKFSHDSEKVSPGYHSVHLNRYNTEVEITSTKRTGIHRYTFPKNTQNAVLFNLNAQLGPCKTQEGVVTQINENQLNGQFVVAPTKRKPKPNTIFFHVELNTPVSEVDSDSQTGNYMLHLEKSSIPVLMKIGISYTSVENAKNNLDTELPHWDFDKVVDESKEEWNNLLSRITVEGATYKDRRRFYTDLWHALQGRRIISDINGAYPDNTQENFRIGQLPLKEDGTPAFNHYNSDSFWGAQWTINTLWGLVYPEIKEEFVHSLLQYKKDGGLIPRGPSGGNYTYVMTGASSTPFIVSAIQQGLVTENLDTIYSALKKNHILGGIMEKAGYEHETNLGGGLSHYLKNGYVPYPIPEGKFGIHQDGASLTLEYAYQDFVLAQLAKKLNHEEDYTHFMERSQNYKNVYDSSTGWMRPKNLDGIWKEDFDPYLYENGFNESNGAQSTWFVPHDLKGLAYLMGGTEKAIEKLNTQFINSEAQHFTAGSSHDREMHPEYSRIPINYGNQPSMQTAQIFTKLGRPDLSQYWSRKVVKSVFSGLSPSTGYSGDEDQGLMGSLAVLMKIGMFQMNGGVMENPKYEIGSPIFDKITIQLNNDYYPGEKLEIKTINNSSENMYIDKIQWNGEQLNDYHIFHHDVIKGGTLELKMVASKPIE
- a CDS encoding RagB/SusD family nutrient uptake outer membrane protein gives rise to the protein MKLSRKIKHIGFILIGMITFNACDSYIEEDIFSDITSENFIDENTADQLVVGIYVSLRDIYKDYNLKFLGTDLFTIKGELNSFSTTNDYFGFTSGTGGSAWIRNYDLVSKANTAINRYENQINWSDSKLGEKAYGIAQARALRGLAFFNMVQQYGGMVLELDEPTTIRSDYTRSTEEETYAQIIADLEAAIPDLLDNPETGRFSKRAAQHVLAEVYLTRGYSSFASATDFDTAATLAEAAIGSYDIRSQTFAEVFSYDNQVNDEILFAVQWGSGGLTTDQVNTKHSIFMNQVANYPGVNRTTTPYGFSSANMMPTPYFYTLFADNDSRDDATIHRAILADVDEPTAPDPIVAGDTVVYYPKAALDATELAERLDRYWVYQPDQYLFGLPDDIPGVNYLYSLNPERTNFPIFKKFDDEIFNETTDGARDTFVFRVAGTHLLAAEAYLGAGNTASALMHLNIVRERATGVANEYASVTIDDILNERALELAGEANRWAVLKRTGKLEERINLYNPHVIDHGTFDSSIHLLRPIPSSELELSDGSLLQNPGY
- a CDS encoding glycosyl hydrolase 115 family protein, with the protein product MGIHKTISSSIYATVAVLFFFLNIACSNDESNKIYLVLGKTASEIEINTINDFKVDLQKVTDKTILVISEGSQLPKNGTIFVLGTTGSNQVIGNLVKEGLLNLSEENPGQRGGIWSKSILESGQNAIILAGSNVQGMQYAVYDYAEEVLGIDPLAYWTGKVPNKIDGIDLFAFDSKTIAPPKVPILCYFENDVDELASYRGKLLEYDWESYTEMINSLVRLRYNAIQFFDMLGRPEFYLRPEYQELHPDYQIDIPYLEKMMDYAHSKGMKIQVDFSLGYQIHPMDEEKASCWADYKEDWIKAWRYYFEETPLAKTDIFILRPRNQVWDWEYKSSCGEDKIEVFNEVFTVFDDLVDSYKSDATKALICYSDAMQMYNDGFRPPKDWIIAWADDGFGDFEHLPQTTDDYTFGTYMHAGFWLNHTVHNPYPEKVEAKMKKIFNDYGAYEYCMVNGQSFRPFIFNIEAYSDVCQNPDTFSAEQYYKEWSHRYFDKNTAVHAVKSMKLLNKAQSSGRIGYVQHLWEIREAIAYLSNSPIERPGKPPVPYEFERVENDLEHVRFTKKHIDSALTEAKKGLELSKEDGFYYSYVYLPTLLYSDLMLFESNLHQMSLLKRKYETSSNVTYLKEALVILEDAKKNLAKVYQNRLEGDKNPKWEKWYDPAIRRPNNGFPTQEMLNQVERNVTQITKI